The following are from one region of the Cetobacterium somerae genome:
- a CDS encoding bifunctional 3,4-dihydroxy-2-butanone-4-phosphate synthase/GTP cyclohydrolase II: MFNKIENAINDLKNGKLIVVVDNEDRENEGDLVGVGDIISKENINFMIKYGRGLVCVPLEEKRAKELDLTPMVFNNSDSHQTAFTVSVDSLAGTTTGISVEDRYNTIRDLAFNSKSGNDFKKPGHIFPLIAKNGGVIERPGHTEASVDLAKLAGFNGCGVICEIIKEDGEMARVPDLIEFCKLHDLKMITIEDLIEYRKKNEFQTELVCEAPLPTKHGTFRLIGFSNTIDYKEHVALVYGDITNQENVLLRVHSECLTGDAFGSLKCDCGSQLDKALENIVNHGSGVLLYMRQEGRGIGLLNKIKAYNLQAQGKDTVEANTLLGFDPDLRDFAVAAQMIKLLNIKSIDLMTNNPKKINDLEKYGIKINHRTHIEFPSNSCNSKYLKTKREKMNHLFKIN, from the coding sequence ATGTTTAATAAAATAGAAAATGCTATTAATGATTTAAAAAATGGAAAGTTAATAGTCGTTGTTGATAATGAAGATAGAGAAAACGAGGGAGATCTTGTTGGTGTTGGAGATATTATCTCTAAAGAAAATATTAATTTTATGATAAAATATGGAAGAGGTTTAGTTTGTGTTCCTCTTGAAGAAAAAAGAGCTAAAGAACTTGACTTAACTCCTATGGTTTTTAATAATAGTGATTCTCATCAAACTGCTTTTACAGTTTCTGTAGACTCTTTAGCTGGAACTACTACTGGAATCTCTGTTGAAGATAGATATAATACTATAAGAGATTTGGCTTTTAATTCTAAATCTGGCAATGATTTTAAAAAACCAGGTCATATATTTCCTCTAATAGCTAAAAATGGCGGAGTAATTGAAAGACCTGGACATACTGAAGCTTCTGTTGATCTTGCTAAATTAGCAGGTTTTAACGGTTGTGGTGTTATTTGTGAAATTATAAAAGAAGATGGTGAAATGGCACGTGTTCCTGACTTAATTGAATTTTGTAAGCTTCATGATCTAAAGATGATTACAATTGAAGATTTAATTGAATATAGAAAAAAAAATGAGTTCCAAACTGAATTAGTTTGTGAAGCTCCTTTACCTACAAAACATGGAACATTTAGACTAATAGGTTTTTCAAACACTATTGACTATAAAGAACATGTTGCATTAGTTTATGGAGACATTACAAATCAAGAAAATGTACTTTTACGTGTTCATTCAGAATGTTTGACAGGTGATGCTTTTGGTTCATTAAAATGTGATTGTGGTAGCCAATTAGATAAAGCTCTTGAAAATATTGTTAATCACGGATCTGGGGTACTTTTATATATGAGACAAGAAGGTCGAGGTATTGGGCTTCTTAATAAAATAAAAGCTTATAATCTTCAAGCTCAAGGTAAAGATACTGTTGAGGCTAATACTTTACTAGGATTTGATCCTGATTTAAGAGATTTTGCTGTTGCTGCTCAAATGATAAAACTTTTAAATATAAAAAGTATTGATTTAATGACTAATAATCCTAAAAAAATAAATGATTTAGAAAAATATGGCATTAAAATTAATCACAGAACACATATTGAATTTCCTTCAAATAGTTGCAATTCTAAGTATCTAAAAACAAAAAGAGAAAAAATGAATCATTTATTCAAAATAAACTAA
- a CDS encoding DUF896 domain-containing protein, whose product MEMKDIIEMVNYFSDQAKKRELTAEEKLEREKYRKLYLEQFKAQVKQKLDSIEIVDESKMI is encoded by the coding sequence ATGGAAATGAAAGATATTATAGAGATGGTTAATTATTTTTCTGATCAAGCAAAAAAGAGAGAGCTAACAGCTGAAGAGAAGCTTGAAAGAGAAAAATATAGAAAGTTATATTTAGAGCAATTTAAAGCACAAGTAAAACAAAAATTAGACAGCATCGAAATTGTCGATGAATCAAAGATGATATAG
- the asnS gene encoding asparagine--tRNA ligase — MMKQLVKTLYRETEKYLDQEVELSGWVRKIRSQKNFGFIELNDGSFFKGVQIVFDTNLPNFDEISRLSISSSIIVKGIVVKSQGAGQNFEIQAKEIEIFQKADLDYPLQNKRHSFEFLRTIAHLRPRTNTFSAVFRVRSVLAYAIHKFFQENGFVYTHTPIITGSDCEGAGEMFRVTTLDLNDVPKTEEGKVDVTKDFFGKETNLTVSGQLNGETYCSAFRNIYTFGPTFRAEQSNTSRHAAEFWMIEPEIAFADLDGNMELAEAMVKYIIKYVMDECPEEMEFFNQFIEKGLFDKLNNVLNNDFGRVTYTEAIDILVNSGKKFDYPVKWGIDLQSEHERFLSEEYFKRPVFVTDYPKEIKAFYMKLNEDGKTVKAMDLLAPGIGEIIGGSQREDNIDVLEERMAEAGLSAEDYGFYLDLRRFGSFPHSGYGLGFERMIMYVTGITNIRDVIPFPRTPNNAEF, encoded by the coding sequence ATGATGAAACAATTAGTTAAAACTCTTTATAGAGAAACAGAGAAGTATTTAGACCAAGAAGTTGAATTATCAGGTTGGGTAAGAAAAATAAGATCACAAAAAAACTTTGGATTTATAGAATTAAATGATGGAAGTTTTTTCAAAGGTGTACAAATAGTATTTGATACAAATTTACCAAATTTTGACGAAATTTCAAGACTTTCAATATCATCGTCAATAATTGTAAAAGGTATAGTAGTTAAGTCTCAAGGTGCAGGACAAAATTTTGAAATCCAAGCTAAAGAGATTGAAATTTTCCAAAAAGCTGATTTAGACTATCCATTACAAAATAAAAGACATTCTTTTGAATTTTTAAGAACAATTGCACACTTAAGACCAAGAACAAATACATTTTCTGCAGTATTTAGAGTAAGATCGGTTTTAGCTTATGCAATCCATAAGTTTTTCCAAGAGAATGGATTTGTATATACACATACACCAATTATTACAGGATCAGATTGTGAAGGTGCAGGTGAGATGTTTAGAGTAACAACTCTTGATTTAAATGATGTACCTAAAACTGAAGAAGGAAAGGTTGATGTAACAAAAGACTTCTTTGGAAAAGAAACAAATTTAACAGTAAGTGGTCAATTAAATGGAGAGACTTATTGTTCTGCATTTAGAAATATCTATACATTTGGACCAACATTTAGAGCGGAGCAATCAAATACTTCAAGACATGCTGCTGAGTTTTGGATGATAGAACCGGAAATAGCTTTTGCAGACTTAGATGGTAATATGGAATTAGCAGAAGCAATGGTAAAGTATATAATTAAATATGTAATGGATGAGTGTCCTGAAGAAATGGAATTTTTCAATCAATTTATTGAAAAAGGATTATTTGATAAATTAAATAATGTATTAAATAATGATTTTGGAAGAGTAACATATACAGAAGCTATTGATATCTTAGTAAATTCAGGAAAGAAATTTGATTACCCTGTTAAGTGGGGAATTGATTTACAAAGTGAGCACGAAAGATTCTTATCAGAAGAATATTTCAAAAGACCAGTTTTTGTAACAGATTATCCAAAAGAAATTAAAGCTTTTTATATGAAGTTAAATGAAGATGGAAAAACAGTTAAAGCCATGGATTTATTAGCTCCAGGAATTGGAGAGATAATTGGTGGATCTCAAAGAGAAGATAATATAGATGTATTAGAAGAAAGAATGGCAGAAGCAGGATTAAGTGCAGAAGATTATGGATTCTATTTAGATTTAAGAAGATTTGGAAGTTTTCCTCATTCAGGATATGGATTAGGATTTGAAAGAATGATTATGTATGTAACAGGAATAACAAACATAAGAGATGTAATACCATTCCCTAGAACTCCAAATAATGCTGAATTTTAA
- the aroA gene encoding 3-phosphoshikimate 1-carboxyvinyltransferase gives MNYFQPKPITNFNVTVDIPGSKSITNRALILSALSGKTVVLKNILLSDDTKYMIDALRALNNNIEIDEVNKILKITGNKNPKYENLNLYIGNAGTAMRFLSSYLATGEGTATLYGNNRMNQRPIKDLVDSLLQLGVHVEYLNNEGYPPIRITSKGIFTNYVKIDGSKSSQYISSILMAAPNFKIPIEIELSGKIVSKPYINMTLAMMNNFGIKYNFENNSIYISPQEYNLNEYLVEGDMSSASYFLAMALISNSTVTLNNFFKNSIQGDSKFLNILKKLGLKVLKFSDTSITVKGVPTYKGIELSMNDIPDVAQTLAVVGIFATSPTKVWDVENMRIKETDRISALKNEILKINGDFIEFNDGFLIIPKSLENYQGNSLETYDDHRMAMSLSLIGLKVPNIKILDPDCVSKTFPNFFKEFSKIYKEE, from the coding sequence ATGAATTATTTCCAACCAAAACCAATAACTAATTTCAATGTTACAGTTGATATTCCCGGTTCGAAATCAATAACGAACAGAGCTCTAATTCTTTCAGCTCTTTCTGGAAAAACTGTAGTTTTAAAAAATATTCTCTTAAGTGATGATACTAAATATATGATCGATGCTCTAAGAGCTTTAAATAATAATATCGAAATTGATGAAGTGAATAAGATTCTTAAAATTACAGGAAATAAAAATCCCAAATATGAAAATTTAAATTTATATATTGGAAATGCTGGAACTGCAATGAGATTTTTAAGTTCTTATTTAGCAACTGGAGAAGGAACTGCTACATTATATGGCAATAATCGTATGAATCAAAGACCTATTAAAGACCTCGTTGACTCTTTACTTCAACTAGGGGTTCATGTTGAATATCTAAATAATGAAGGATATCCTCCAATTCGTATAACTTCTAAAGGAATTTTTACAAATTATGTTAAGATTGATGGCAGCAAAAGTAGTCAATATATATCTTCGATTCTTATGGCTGCTCCTAATTTTAAGATTCCTATAGAAATTGAATTAAGTGGAAAAATTGTATCTAAACCATATATAAATATGACTTTAGCTATGATGAATAATTTTGGAATTAAATATAATTTTGAGAATAACTCAATATATATATCCCCACAAGAATATAATCTAAATGAATATTTAGTTGAAGGTGATATGTCTTCAGCCTCGTACTTTTTAGCAATGGCTTTAATTAGTAACTCTACAGTTACATTAAATAATTTTTTTAAAAATAGTATTCAAGGTGACTCTAAATTTTTAAATATTTTAAAAAAACTTGGATTAAAAGTATTAAAATTTAGTGATACTTCTATAACTGTAAAGGGAGTTCCAACATATAAAGGCATTGAATTGAGTATGAATGATATTCCAGACGTAGCTCAAACTTTAGCTGTTGTAGGTATTTTTGCAACATCACCTACTAAAGTATGGGATGTTGAGAATATGAGAATAAAAGAAACTGACAGAATATCAGCTTTAAAAAATGAAATTTTAAAAATTAATGGGGATTTTATAGAATTTAACGATGGTTTCTTAATCATTCCAAAATCTTTGGAAAATTATCAAGGTAACTCTTTAGAAACTTATGATGATCATAGAATGGCTATGTCTCTCTCTTTAATTGGTCTGAAAGTTCCAAATATAAAAATTTTGGATCCTGATTGTGTTTCTAAAACATTTCCTAATTTCTTCAAAGAATTTAGTAAGATTTATAAGGAGGAGTGA
- a CDS encoding riboflavin synthase: MFTGLIEELGKVVSIDKTPQGANITISCNKVLQKAAIGDSIATNGVCLTVVKLSNTTFTANIMNESLKVSSLKNLKIGDLVNLEKSLTLQSYLGGHLVTGDVDCCGKIISISNDGFAQKYTIEIPLEFMKYVVYKGRITIDGASLTVASLNDSTLTVSLIPHTQKSITLGFKNVGDIINIETDLIAKHLEKLLLSREKTDEKSSSNISKSFLAENGFF; this comes from the coding sequence ATGTTTACCGGTTTAATTGAAGAGCTTGGAAAAGTTGTTTCTATTGATAAAACTCCACAAGGTGCAAATATAACTATCTCATGTAATAAAGTTTTACAAAAGGCAGCTATTGGAGATAGTATTGCTACAAACGGCGTTTGTTTAACTGTTGTTAAACTATCTAATACGACTTTTACAGCTAATATAATGAATGAATCTTTAAAAGTTTCATCTTTAAAAAATTTAAAGATTGGAGATTTAGTCAATTTGGAAAAATCTTTAACTTTACAATCCTATTTAGGCGGACATCTTGTTACAGGAGATGTTGACTGTTGTGGAAAAATAATCTCAATATCCAATGATGGGTTTGCACAAAAATATACAATTGAAATCCCTTTAGAGTTCATGAAATATGTTGTTTATAAGGGACGTATTACTATTGATGGAGCTAGTTTGACTGTTGCCTCATTAAATGATTCAACTTTAACAGTTTCATTAATTCCTCATACACAAAAATCTATAACTTTAGGTTTCAAAAATGTTGGAGATATTATAAATATTGAAACTGATTTAATTGCAAAACATCTCGAAAAATTACTCCTAAGTAGAGAAAAAACAGATGAAAAATCTAGTTCAAATATTTCCAAAAGTTTTTTAGCTGAAAATGGATTTTTCTAA
- the ribH gene encoding 6,7-dimethyl-8-ribityllumazine synthase: MVKIYEGNFIGENLKVGIVCARFNEFIVSKLLSGSIDALKRHSVNEENIHVSWVPGAFEIPLIAKKMVETKKFDVVIALGAVIRGATPHFDYVCSEVSKGVASISLDSGIPVIFGVLTVNSIEEAIERAGTKAGNKGFEAGLSAIETVNLIRSISEE; this comes from the coding sequence ATGGTAAAAATTTATGAAGGAAATTTTATAGGTGAAAATTTAAAGGTAGGTATCGTTTGTGCTAGATTCAATGAATTTATTGTATCTAAACTTTTATCTGGTTCAATTGATGCTTTAAAAAGACATTCAGTTAACGAGGAAAATATACATGTTTCTTGGGTTCCAGGAGCTTTTGAAATTCCTCTTATTGCAAAAAAAATGGTTGAAACTAAAAAGTTTGATGTTGTTATTGCTCTTGGAGCCGTAATTAGGGGAGCTACTCCACATTTTGATTATGTTTGTTCAGAAGTTTCTAAAGGTGTAGCATCAATATCTTTAGATTCTGGAATTCCTGTAATTTTTGGTGTATTAACAGTTAATTCAATTGAAGAAGCTATTGAAAGAGCTGGTACAAAAGCTGGAAATAAAGGATTTGAAGCTGGACTTTCTGCTATTGAAACTGTTAATCTTATTAGAAGCATTTCAGAGGAATAA
- the ribD gene encoding bifunctional diaminohydroxyphosphoribosylaminopyrimidine deaminase/5-amino-6-(5-phosphoribosylamino)uracil reductase RibD gives MHNYFMEIAINEAKKGIGTVNPNPLVGAVLVKDNEIIAMGHHEFYGGPHAEVNTLNKSNDTEGCTLYVTLEPCSHYGKTPPCTKLIISSKIKRCVIATLDPNPLVSGRGAKQLEEAGIEVIIGVLENEAKNLNKVFFKYIENKIPYIFIKAGITLDGKIATQSFSSQWITNSLARNKVEKYRNFFSGILVGANTVIQDNPSLRCKTLGKRNPYRLILDKNLIISEKYSIISNNEDQKTFIITSEKNIHLEKFQLFSEKFLIKFITFSENENLEDILKKIGSYNIDSILVEGGSGVISSFFKEDIYDGGEIIIAPKILGDNLAIPFLNGFSPNMIDEGITLRNIKINIYDDNIGFEFYKEEGCLPV, from the coding sequence ATGCATAATTACTTTATGGAAATAGCTATTAATGAAGCTAAAAAAGGTATAGGCACTGTTAACCCTAATCCGCTTGTTGGAGCTGTTCTAGTTAAAGATAATGAAATTATAGCAATGGGACACCATGAGTTTTATGGTGGCCCACATGCTGAAGTTAATACTTTAAATAAATCTAATGACACTGAAGGATGTACTCTCTATGTTACTTTAGAACCTTGTTCTCACTATGGAAAAACACCACCTTGTACTAAACTTATTATTAGCTCCAAAATAAAAAGATGCGTTATTGCAACTTTAGACCCTAATCCATTAGTTAGTGGTCGAGGTGCAAAACAATTAGAGGAAGCTGGTATTGAAGTTATCATTGGAGTCTTAGAAAATGAAGCTAAAAATTTAAATAAAGTTTTCTTTAAGTATATAGAAAATAAAATTCCATATATTTTTATAAAAGCTGGGATAACACTTGATGGTAAAATAGCCACTCAATCTTTTTCTTCACAATGGATTACAAATTCTTTAGCCCGAAATAAAGTAGAAAAATATCGAAACTTTTTCTCTGGAATTTTAGTTGGAGCAAATACTGTTATTCAAGACAATCCATCTCTTAGATGCAAAACTCTGGGTAAACGTAATCCTTATAGATTAATTTTGGATAAAAATTTAATTATCTCAGAAAAATATAGTATAATAAGTAATAATGAGGATCAAAAAACTTTTATTATTACATCTGAAAAAAATATCCATCTAGAAAAATTTCAATTATTTTCAGAGAAATTTTTAATTAAATTTATAACTTTTTCAGAAAATGAAAACTTAGAAGATATTTTAAAAAAAATCGGTTCTTATAATATTGATTCTATATTAGTCGAAGGTGGTTCAGGAGTAATCTCATCTTTTTTTAAAGAAGATATTTATGATGGTGGAGAAATTATTATTGCTCCTAAAATACTAGGAGATAATCTTGCTATACCATTTTTAAATGGTTTTTCTCCTAATATGATTGATGAAGGAATTACTTTGAGAAATATTAAAATAAACATTTATGATGATAATATTGGATTTGAGTTTTATAAGGAGGAAGGATGTTTACCGGTTTAA
- a CDS encoding alpha/beta hydrolase — MILEILFFLVFISLLFYTVTYPYNFKLNRKLKRVLNFNQVEKIANPKIRYQEFSHKELFEELIIEEKYLKTKYTTENMRVLILRPKVISETPLCLVLLHGIRDKAEDWIYKAKLRENYLSLKKSGRVKDIIFILPDSGYNGESWYTNFYKDQSHQYEEFFSKDLTNFIEREYPNSKKGIGGFSMGGYGALKIGLKNLESYDVIASFSGAISLIRMSINRRVMRIFRYLYVPQFLFNDVNKAHFMKVFSPWGYKILKNDPYSIIKKTNPEKYKGKKFYLSVGSEDKKPYLMLQQWLDVVGRAKKYGLDFKGKIYENEYHTWEYISKDIYNFLVFFTEETKKRK; from the coding sequence ATGATATTAGAAATACTATTTTTTCTAGTTTTTATTTCGTTACTTTTTTACACTGTAACATACCCATATAATTTTAAATTAAATAGAAAATTAAAAAGAGTTCTTAATTTTAATCAAGTTGAGAAAATTGCGAATCCTAAAATTAGGTATCAAGAATTTTCTCATAAAGAATTATTTGAAGAATTAATAATAGAAGAAAAATATTTAAAAACTAAATACACTACTGAAAATATGAGAGTATTAATCCTGAGACCTAAGGTAATATCTGAAACTCCATTATGTTTAGTTTTACTTCATGGAATAAGAGATAAAGCCGAAGACTGGATTTATAAAGCAAAATTACGTGAAAATTATTTAAGCTTAAAAAAAAGTGGAAGAGTAAAGGATATTATTTTTATTCTTCCGGACTCGGGATATAATGGCGAAAGTTGGTATACAAATTTTTATAAAGATCAGTCTCACCAGTATGAAGAATTTTTTTCAAAGGATTTAACTAATTTTATAGAGCGAGAATATCCTAATTCTAAAAAAGGAATTGGAGGATTTTCTATGGGTGGCTATGGTGCATTAAAAATTGGACTTAAAAATTTAGAATCATATGATGTTATAGCTAGTTTTTCAGGAGCTATAAGTTTAATAAGAATGAGTATAAATCGTAGAGTTATGAGAATTTTTAGATATTTATATGTGCCTCAATTTTTATTTAATGATGTAAATAAAGCTCATTTCATGAAAGTATTTAGTCCTTGGGGATATAAAATTTTAAAAAATGATCCATATAGTATTATAAAAAAGACTAATCCTGAAAAATATAAAGGGAAAAAGTTTTATTTAAGTGTTGGCTCAGAAGATAAAAAGCCTTACTTAATGCTTCAGCAATGGTTAGATGTTGTAGGTAGAGCTAAGAAGTATGGATTAGATTTTAAAGGGAAAATTTATGAAAACGAATACCACACATGGGAATATATATCAAAGGATATATACAATTTTTTAGTGTTTTTTACAGAAGAAACAAAAAAAAGGAAGTAG